Proteins from a single region of Amycolatopsis sp. CA-230715:
- a CDS encoding DEAD/DEAH box helicase, translating into MTLAAAVPADPDPDSLFDAFATWAAGRGLELYPAQEEALIEVVSGANVILSTPTGSGKSLVAVGAHFTALAHGKRSYYTAPIKALVSEKFFQLIEIFGAENVGMMTGDSSVNADAPIICCTAEILANIALRFGDSAELGQVVADEFHFYSEPDRGWAWQVPLLELPQAQFVLMSATLGDVSFFEKDLTRRTGRPTSVVTSAQRPVPLTYRYALTPLHETMSELLNGGQAPVYVVHFAQAAAVERAQALMSINVTTRAEKDAIAEMIGDFRFSAGFGKTLSRLVRHGIGVHHAGMLPKYRRLVEQLAQAGLLKVICGTDTLGVGINVPIRTVVFSALTKYDGVRQRHLKAREFHQIAGRAGRAGFDTDGYVVVEAPDHVIENAKALEKAGDDPKKKRKITRKKAPEGFVNWTESTFDRLVAAEPEPLTSSFRVSHSMLLNVVSRPGNAFEHMRHLLEDNHEDRPAQRRHILRAIAIYRALLAAGVVERLDEPDEQGRIVRLTVDLQFDFALNQPLSPLALAAMELLDFESPSYALDVVSIVESIVDDPRPVLSQQKFKARGEAVQAMKADGIEYEERMELLENVEHPKPLEELLGVAYASYRQGHPWVDDYRLSPKSVVRDMYERAMNFVEYVGYYQLARSEGLVLRYLADCYDTLRHTVPDEAKTEPLQDLIEWLGELVRQVDSSLLDEWEALRQPGEDHTDAPALPEGPPPVTRNERAFRVLVRNQLFRRVELAARRAYHELGELDASSGWDADAWEDAMADYFDEHPSLGIGPDARGPALFMIEKEQGAWRVRQVFDDPAGDHDWGISAEVDLAASDEAGAAVLRVTDVNQL; encoded by the coding sequence ATGACACTCGCAGCCGCGGTACCAGCCGATCCCGACCCCGATTCGCTGTTCGACGCCTTCGCCACCTGGGCGGCCGGACGCGGTCTCGAGCTGTACCCGGCGCAGGAGGAGGCGCTGATCGAGGTCGTCTCGGGGGCGAACGTCATCCTGTCCACGCCGACCGGTTCCGGGAAGAGCCTCGTCGCGGTCGGGGCGCATTTCACCGCGCTCGCGCACGGCAAGCGCAGTTACTACACCGCGCCGATCAAGGCGCTGGTCTCGGAGAAGTTCTTCCAGCTCATCGAGATCTTCGGCGCGGAGAACGTGGGCATGATGACCGGCGACTCCAGCGTCAACGCGGACGCGCCGATCATCTGCTGCACCGCGGAAATCCTCGCGAACATCGCGTTGCGTTTCGGTGACTCGGCCGAGTTGGGCCAGGTCGTGGCCGACGAATTCCACTTCTACTCGGAGCCGGACCGCGGCTGGGCGTGGCAGGTGCCGCTGCTGGAGCTGCCGCAGGCGCAGTTCGTGCTGATGTCGGCGACGCTGGGCGACGTCTCGTTCTTCGAGAAGGACCTCACCCGCCGCACCGGCCGCCCGACCTCGGTGGTCACCTCGGCGCAGCGCCCGGTCCCGCTGACCTACCGGTACGCGCTCACGCCGTTGCACGAGACCATGTCGGAGCTGTTGAACGGCGGCCAGGCACCGGTGTACGTGGTGCACTTCGCGCAGGCGGCCGCGGTCGAGCGCGCGCAGGCGCTGATGAGCATCAACGTGACCACGCGCGCGGAAAAGGACGCGATCGCCGAAATGATCGGCGACTTCCGGTTCTCCGCCGGGTTCGGCAAGACGTTGTCGCGGCTGGTGCGCCACGGGATCGGCGTGCACCACGCGGGGATGCTGCCGAAGTACCGCCGCCTCGTCGAGCAGCTCGCGCAGGCGGGGCTGCTGAAGGTGATCTGCGGGACCGACACGCTCGGCGTCGGGATCAACGTGCCGATCCGCACGGTGGTGTTCTCCGCGCTGACCAAGTACGACGGCGTGCGCCAGCGCCACCTCAAGGCGCGCGAGTTCCACCAGATCGCCGGGCGCGCGGGCCGCGCGGGCTTCGACACCGACGGCTACGTGGTGGTCGAGGCACCCGATCACGTCATCGAAAACGCCAAGGCGCTGGAAAAAGCGGGCGACGACCCGAAGAAGAAGCGCAAGATCACGCGGAAGAAGGCGCCGGAAGGGTTCGTCAACTGGACGGAGAGCACGTTCGACCGGCTCGTCGCCGCCGAACCGGAGCCGCTCACGTCGAGCTTCCGGGTGAGCCATTCGATGCTGCTGAACGTGGTTTCCCGCCCTGGTAACGCTTTCGAGCACATGCGGCACCTGCTGGAGGACAACCACGAGGACCGGCCAGCGCAGCGCAGGCACATCCTGCGCGCGATCGCGATCTACCGCGCGCTGCTCGCCGCCGGGGTGGTGGAACGGCTCGACGAGCCGGACGAGCAGGGCCGGATCGTCCGGCTCACCGTGGACCTGCAGTTCGATTTCGCGCTGAACCAACCGCTTTCGCCGCTCGCGCTCGCCGCGATGGAGCTGCTCGACTTCGAGTCGCCGTCCTACGCGCTCGACGTCGTGTCCATTGTAGAATCTATTGTGGACGATCCGCGTCCGGTGCTGTCGCAGCAGAAGTTCAAGGCGCGCGGCGAAGCGGTGCAGGCGATGAAGGCCGACGGCATCGAGTACGAGGAACGGATGGAGCTGCTCGAGAACGTCGAGCACCCGAAGCCGCTGGAGGAACTGCTCGGCGTCGCGTACGCGTCCTACCGGCAGGGGCACCCGTGGGTCGACGACTACCGGTTGTCGCCGAAGTCGGTGGTGCGCGACATGTACGAGCGCGCGATGAACTTCGTCGAGTACGTCGGGTACTACCAGCTGGCGCGGTCGGAAGGGCTGGTGCTGCGCTACCTCGCCGACTGCTACGACACGTTGCGCCACACCGTGCCGGACGAGGCGAAGACCGAACCGCTGCAGGACCTCATCGAATGGCTCGGCGAGCTGGTGCGGCAGGTCGACTCCAGCCTGCTCGACGAATGGGAGGCGCTGCGCCAGCCCGGCGAAGACCACACGGACGCCCCCGCGTTGCCGGAGGGCCCGCCGCCGGTCACGCGCAACGAGCGCGCGTTCCGCGTGCTGGTGCGCAACCAGCTCTTCCGCCGAGTGGAACTGGCCGCGCGCCGGGCGTACCACGAACTCGGCGAGCTGGACGCGTCTTCGGGATGGGACGCCGACGCGTGGGAAGACGCGATGGCGGACTACTTCGACGAGCACCCGTCGCTCGGCATCGGCCCCGACGCGCGCGGCCCCGCGCTGTTCATGATCGAGAAGGAGCAGGGCGCCTGGCGCGTGCGGCAGGTCTTCGACGACCCGGCCGGTGATCACGACTGGGGGATCAGCGCCGAAGTCGATCTCGCGGCGTCGGACGAGGCGGGTGCCGCTGTGCTTCGCGTTACGGACGTGAACCAGCTCTGA
- a CDS encoding cytochrome P450: MGSLRSRVTAWLGRKYLARKQKDGFDLAKMSFLPDEVLMPLKRTGLDPVPELAELRENEPVQRIKLPFGMTAWVVTGYEEAKSVLSATNEFSNDFTNLVGNAGVTAEQNPGGLGFADPPVHTRLRKLLTPEFTVRRLSRLAPQIDDIITEQLDAMAATEGPVDLMSQFALPIPSLTICQLLGVPYEDRAEFQRLSTARFDLFGGAGASLGAISESLSYLKDVVKKQRENPGDGLLGMLVKEHGDEISDDELAGLADGLLTGGLETTASMLALGAIVLLKNPEYFELIRDDDKAVNNFVDELLRYLTVVQVAFPRFAKQDIEIAGNQIGEGDIVIVSLSGANRDSAFGTQTEEFDPHRSGPAHLAFGWGAHRCVGAELGRMELRAAYPALVRRFPNLRLAVEPSELPYRELSIVYGVDKLPVTLS, translated from the coding sequence ATGGGCTCTCTCCGCTCCCGCGTCACGGCATGGCTCGGTCGCAAGTACCTCGCCCGGAAGCAGAAGGACGGCTTCGACCTGGCGAAGATGTCGTTCCTGCCCGACGAGGTACTGATGCCGCTGAAGCGGACCGGTCTCGACCCGGTCCCCGAGCTGGCGGAACTGCGGGAAAACGAACCGGTGCAGCGGATCAAGCTGCCGTTCGGCATGACGGCCTGGGTGGTCACCGGGTACGAGGAAGCGAAGTCGGTGCTGAGCGCGACGAACGAGTTCAGCAACGACTTCACGAACCTGGTCGGCAACGCGGGCGTCACCGCGGAGCAGAACCCCGGCGGGCTCGGGTTCGCCGACCCGCCGGTGCACACCCGGCTGCGCAAGCTGCTGACGCCCGAGTTCACCGTGCGGCGGCTGTCGAGGCTGGCCCCGCAGATCGACGACATCATCACCGAGCAGCTCGACGCGATGGCCGCGACCGAAGGCCCGGTCGATCTGATGTCGCAGTTCGCGCTGCCCATCCCGTCGCTGACGATCTGCCAGCTGCTCGGCGTGCCGTACGAGGACAGGGCCGAGTTCCAGCGGCTGAGCACCGCGCGGTTCGACCTGTTCGGCGGCGCGGGCGCGTCGCTCGGCGCGATCTCGGAATCGTTGTCGTACCTCAAGGACGTGGTGAAGAAGCAGCGCGAGAACCCGGGTGACGGGCTGCTCGGCATGCTGGTGAAGGAGCACGGGGACGAGATCTCCGACGACGAGCTGGCCGGGCTCGCCGACGGCCTGCTCACCGGTGGCCTGGAAACCACCGCGAGCATGCTGGCGCTCGGCGCGATCGTGCTGCTGAAGAACCCCGAGTACTTCGAGCTGATCCGCGACGACGACAAGGCCGTGAACAACTTCGTCGACGAGCTGCTGCGGTACCTCACCGTGGTGCAGGTGGCGTTCCCGCGGTTCGCGAAGCAGGACATCGAGATCGCCGGGAACCAGATCGGCGAAGGCGACATCGTGATCGTTTCGCTGTCCGGCGCCAACCGCGACAGCGCGTTCGGCACCCAGACCGAGGAGTTCGACCCGCACCGCTCGGGCCCGGCGCACCTCGCCTTCGGCTGGGGCGCGCACCGGTGCGTCGGCGCGGAACTGGGCCGGATGGAACTGCGCGCCGCGTACCCCGCGCTGGTGCGGCGCTTCCCGAACCTGCGCCTCGCCGTGGAACCGTCGGAGCTGCCGTACCGCGAACTGTCCATTGTGTACGGTGTCGACAAACTCCCCGTCACGCTATCCTGA